A segment of the Mycobacterium intracellulare ATCC 13950 genome:
GCCGCCCTCATCCGCGACGAAATGATGGGGCGCACCAAGTTCTGGGAAGAGCCGCTCAATGTCATCGACACCCTGGATGTCGGCGTGCGCAGCAGCTACGTCGCCACCGTCTATGCCGCACCCCTGATGCTCCCGCAGCGACGCGGCCTGGTGGCCTTCACCTCCTCGTCGGGCTCGGTGCACTATGCCTTCGGACCCGCCTACGGAGTGCCGAAAGCCGCCGTCGACAAGATGGCCGCCGACATGGCCGTCGACTTCAAAGACACTGGGATCACGACGGTATCGATCTGGATGGGATCGCTGCTCACCGACCGCGTCCGCGCCATCATCGCCAACAACCCCGAGAAATTCGGGCACATCCTCGACAGCGCCGAAACACCCGAGCTCACCGGACATGTGATCTGGGCGCTCTACAACGACCACCAATGCATCGAACTCAGCGGCCAGACGCTCATCGGCGCGGAACTGGCCGTCAAGTACGGCATCCACGATGAAGACGGCCGGCAACCACCCTCCTACCGCGACCTGTTTGACGTCCATCCACACACCCAGTGTGCGCACGTGATGCGCTAGCCCAAGCGGCACCGCGGTGTCGCTATGCAGTTGCGCTGCGCCCTGATTCGATCCGGCTTCCCTGGAGAAGTCCGCCCTGAACGCTACGGTGAACGCCGTTGGGCGGTCTTACGTTTCGGCGCTGGGGCCGGTTCGATCGAGTCCAGGTACTTCTCGAAGGCGTTGGTGACTTCCTTGTGGGCGGTCTTGACGCCGATGCCCTCTTCGAGGTTAAGGAACTTGGGCAGCCCGGAGATCAGCAGTTGCAGGGCGGGTAGCGAGAAGTGTCCACCCGGGCGTGCGCTCTTGCCGAATTTGGCGACGAGCGCATCGACCTGACGTTTGCGGTTGGCCTGGGTCACCGCGGCGATCTCGGCCTGGATGGATTTGCGGTGGTTGCCCAGAGCCATGAATTCCGTCATCAACGCGCCCGATGCCTCGGTACGGCTGAACTCCCACAATGCGCGGAGTGGATCATCGGGGCGCGATTCGAGCACTTTGTCGAGGAGCCGCCGGCTGCGTTCGGAATAGCGGCGGATCGCCGAGAGAAAAATGTCGTCGAGTGTCGGGAAGTAGTACTGGACCAGGCTGGGCGTGACCCCGGCGGCCGAGGCCAGGGCGCGGTAGGTCACGCTCGCGTATCCCTCGTCGAGCATCATTTTCTCGACATGGTCGAGCAGGGTGTCGCGGGTCTTGGACGTCTCGGCGCCCACACGCCGCGCGGATGCTGCCATGTTCTCCTCGTTCAGCCGGTTCGTTGTATTGTGACACCGGTGGCACGCTGTACAGGCGTACAGTGCCGGGCGATTCTGCGATTGCGGCGCGGGGGTCTTGCGCCGAAGGGGGGCGCCGTCGCCCGGTCACGTCAACCCGATCTCCCGCTGCATGCGGTGGCCGGCAACATCTCTCGGCAACTGGCCGCCGAAAATCTTCGCCAGACCCTTGCCAAGATCGCCGACCCGAGCTATATAAAAACTATGCCGCAAGGCATAGATAACCGATGCGAACAGACACCAGATGGGAGTGTTGGAGGTGACGACCATGTTGGTTCGTAGCGATCCGTTTCGTGACCTCGACCGCTTCACTCAGCAGCTATCGGGCACCGCGGCACGTCCGGCCGCGATGCCGATGGATGCCTGGCGCGACGGCGAGCAGTTCGTGGTCGAATTCGATCTGCCGGGAATCGATGAGCAGTCGCTGGACCTCGACATCGAGCGCAATGTGGTGACGGTGCGCGCCGAGCGCCCCGACGTCGATCCAAGCCGGGAGATGCTGGCAACCGAACGGGCGCGTGGGGTGTTCAGTCGGCAACTGGTGCTCGGCGACAATCTCGACACCGAACATATCGACGCGTGTTACGACGCCGGGGTACTGCGGTTACGTATCCCTGTGGCCGAGAAGGCCAAGCCACGCAAGATCGCGGTCGACCGCGGGGATAGGCAGCAGACCGCAATCAGCGCCTGATGGGCCGGTGCCATGCTGACAGAACGTGAGTTGGTGATGACGCACTGCGGCACCGGGACAGCGGCGCCCGGCACCGACGCCGAGGGATCACCAGGCCGGCAGACGGGGCTCTTGCCGGCCGATGATCCGGAGGTGGCGGTCCTGATTGCCGAGGTCGACGCCATCTTGTGCGCGGCGTCAGTCACCCTGCTTCGTCGGCCACCGGCGCCACCAGTGGCCGGGTGCGCCCTGCTTGGGCCCCGGTCACCTGGTCGGTCCTGGGAGGTATGCGCACCGCCATGGCGCGCGCCCGCGCCCAATGTGCGCGCCGTGCAGCGCAGCCCTCCGCGGCGACCGTCGGCCAAGCCCGGTAACACCAGGATGGAGAAAGGCAGGTGATGAGATCACAACGAGGATGAATGGGCCAGTCCGCCGGCCCGGGCAATTCCGTGGGCACTACCTCGATCCTGCACGGATGAGGTTCGGCCACTGCCATAGCCAGGCGACTCGTCCGGGGGCGGGCGGCCCACCCTCACAAAGCCAAACATGTTGACAGTCGGGGTTATTCATCAGTCGCGAAGGAGAGGGTAACCGTGATCGAACAAGCCATGCTCAACAGCCGTGCGCGCAGATACTTCGGTGCGTGGGACAGCTTTTTGCCGGTGGAGGCCGACCCCGCCGACTGGGCAGAACAGCAACTGTCGGTACCCCTGCCCGACGACGAATATCCCCATCTCGGTGGTGACCGCCGCGTCCTGATCTCGATGTCGGGCGGGGCCGACATCGACTGATATCGCATTGCGTTGAGGTCCAGCTTGTTTGAATCGGCAGGTTCCGTGCCTCACGACCTGGCCTGAGACTTGTTGTCCGGAGTGTGGCCGGCGTGTGACCCTCCCGCGACCGTGACGAAGGACGCTCATCACGTGACGGTAATCGCGGCGATCTGCGCGCTCACGACAGCGACGTGCATCGGCTACTACGTCGGCCGCCGTGCGCGCCCCACGCGGCCGAGCTGGAAGAAGCGCACCAGCAGGATCGCGCTGGGCAAGCTGGCGATCAACCTGGTCGCGGTGGTCACGGCACGCCGACTTCAGCAGAGCCTGCAGCTCGAGCGGATGTTCGCGAGTGGGCGAAGATCGAGACCGGTTGCCCCACTTGACCTTCTGCGGGGTAGCGTCGTGCGGATGCGGTCCTACTAGCCTGCCCGAAGCATGCACGCCGCATCGAACTCGCCACGACGAAGGAAGAGAGCTGGCATGGCTGCGCTGCAGGACAAGGTGGCATTGGTGACGGGCGCGTCGTCGGGACTGGGCGCGGAAACCGCCAAACTGTTCTCGCGGCAGGGCGCAACGGTTTTCGGCATCGGTCGCGACGCCGGACGCCTGGCCGGCGTCTTCGCCGACGTGGAACGCGGCCGCCACGCATCGGTGGACATCGCTTCGCCCCGGGCCTGCAGGGACGCGGTCGAGCAGTGCGTCAGCGAATTCGGCGGCTTAGACATTCTCGTCAACGTCGCCGGCAAACACCAGATGCGCCGCACGGAGTCGATGTCCGACGCCGACTGGGAGCAGGATGTCGCCGTCAACCTGAACGGCCCCTTCTTTCTCTGCCGGGCCGCGCTGCCCCACCTGCTGGAGCGAGGCGGAAACATCGTCAACGTCAGCTCGATCGCCGGTGTCGAGGGCCAGGCGTACTCGGCCGGCTACTGCGCCGCCAAGCATGGGCTGATCGGCCTTACCCGCGCGCTGGCCGTCGAATACACGGCGGATCGCCTGCGCGTCAACGCCGTGTGCCCGGGCGGGATGCTCACACCCCAAATCGAACAGTTCAGCGCCCCGGACAATCCGAACTACGACCTGATCATGCGCACGGCCTCCCCACGCGGCATGATGCAGCCGCTCGACGTCGCCAACGTGATCGCCTTCCTTGCCAGCGACGCCGCCGCGGCCATCCACGGCGCCGTCTATCGCGTCGACAACGGCAAGGGCGCCGGATAACGGTTGGGGCACGTTTCGGTCAACCGTCGACATGTCATGCGCCGCCACGGTTCTCGTGGCCGACAATTCGGGACATGAGGCAGTCGCGGGAGCCCGACGTTGGCGCGTGAGATCTCACGGCAGACGTTTCTGCGGGGCGCCGTCGGGGCGCTAGCCGCGGGGGCGGTGCTCGGCTCACCCCGTGCTTTCGCCGATCCCAGGCCGTCCGGGTGGGAAGGCCTTTCCACCGCGCTCGGCGGCAAGGTGCTGCTCCCGGACAGCCCCCAATTCGCCAGTGCCAAACAGGTTTTCAACACCAACTACAACGGGTCCACGCCGGCGGCCGTCGTCACCCCCACGTCGGCGGCCGACGTGCAGAAGGCGATGGCGTTCGCCGCCGCCCACAACCTCAAGGTCGCTCCGCGCAGTGGCGGGCACTCCTACATCGGAGCGTCGACCGCCAACGGGACCATGGTGCTCGATCTGCGCCAACTGCCCGGGGACGCCAACTACGACGCGGCCACGGGGCAGGTCACGGTGACGCCGGCCACCAGCCTCTACACGATGCACCGGACGCTTGCCGCGGCCGGCCGGGGCGTCCCGACGGGCACCTGCCCATCGGTCGGCGCCGCGGGGCACGCGCTGGGCGGCGGCCTGGGTGCCCAGTCCCGGCACGCGGGTCTGCTCTGCGACCAGCTGACATCGGCGTCGGTCGTGCTGCCCAACGGCCAGGCGGTCACCGCATCCGCGGCCAGCAACCCCGACCTGTTCTGGGCGCTGCGCGGCGGCGGTGGCGGCAACTTCGGTGTGACGACCTCGCTGACCTTCGCGACGTTCCCCACCAAGGACGTCGACGTCGTCAACCTCAACTTCCCGCCGGAGTCGTTCGCCCAGGTCCTCGTCGGATGGCAGAACTGGCTGCGCACCGCGGACCGAAACAGCTGGGCGCTGGCCGACGCCACCGTCGACGCGACGGGCACGCATTGCCGAATCATGGCGACCTCCCCGGCCGGATCCGGCAACAGCACGGCGGCGGCCATCACCCAGGCGGTCGGAATGCAGCCCTCCGGCACCGAGAACCACACCTTCAACTACATGGACCTGGTGAACTACCTGGCGGTCGGGAACCTCAACCCGTCACCGCTCGGCTACGTCGGCGGATCCGACGTCTTCGCCACCGTCAACGCGGGCGTCGCGCAGGGGATCGCCGCGGCGGTCAACGCCTTTCCCCGCGGCGCCGGGCGCATGTTGGCGATCATGCACGCGCTCGACGGCGCCCTTGCCACCGTGGCGCCGGGGGCGACGGCCTTTCCCTGGCGCCGGCAGTCGGCGCTGGTGCAGTGGTACGTCGAAACCGGCGATCCCGCGGCCGCGACGAATTGGCTCGGCACGGCACACCAAGCGGTGCAACAGTATTCGGTCGGCGGCTACGTGAACTACATCGAGGCCGGCCAGTCGCCGGCGCGCTATTTCGGCCCGAACCTGTCCCGGCTGAGCGCGGTGCGGCAAAAGTATGATCCCGGCCGGGTGATGTTCTCCGGGCTGAATTACTAGGCGGCGGGCAGGGCCCGCAAGTCGGTGATTAGACCAGCTTTGCACGGGGTACTTCCACTGCATCTGTGCGAATGAGGGGTTTGGTGAATGGCAGTGGAACACGGTCGCGCACGGTGCCCACGATGCATGGCATGGGCGCAGTACAGCTTTCTAGAGCGCGACGACAAGCTCGAGTATCAGGTCCGTTGCGATGCGTGCGGCAACCTCTACTCCGAAGTCACGACCGCGTCGACCGCCACGACGCCGGCCGCCTAGCCGCCCGACCTGCTGCGTTACGGAATTTAACCCTCGTGTAAAGTCGAGGACGCGAGCCAAGACGCCCCCAACCCGGAGTAGCGCCTAGTGCGCGCAAACGCCGTGCGGAACGCGTTGAAAGGGGCGGCGTGGACGACATTTTGGCGCGAGCCGGCATCTTCCAGGGCATTGCACCCGACGCGGTCGCCGCGTTGGCCCGCCACCTGCAGCACGTCTCCTTCCCGCGCAGGCGCACCGTCTTCGTCGAGGGCGAGGCGGGCGACGACCTCTTCGTGATCTTGGCGGGTTCGGTGAAGATCCGTCATCAGACCGCCGACGGCCGTGAAACCGTCTTCGCGGTGCTGGGCCCCGGCGACGTGTTCGGCGAGCTCGCACTGTTCGATCCGGGCCCGCGAACCTCGACGGTGATCACGCTGACCGAGGTGGAGACCGTCAGGATGGACCGCCACGCCCTGCGAACATGGATGGCCGAACGCCCCGAAATCGCGGAGCAGCTGCTACGGGTGCTGGCGCGTCGGCTCCGGCACACCAACAACACGCTGTGCGACTTGATCTTCACCGATGTGCCCGCCCGGGTCGCCAAGCAAATCCTCGATCTGGCAATGCGTTTCGGTACCAACAGCGGGGGACCGGTGCGCGTCGAGCATCACCTCACGCAAAAAGAGCTCGCTCAACTCGTCGGTTCCTCGCGCGAAACGGTCAACAAGGCGCTATCGGATTTCACCCAGCGCGGCTGGATCCGGCAGCAGGGCAAGGCCCTGATCATCGACCAGCCCGCGAAGCTGGCCCGCCGCGCACGGGCCTAGGTGATCGACCAGAATTCCAGCAGCGTCCGTAGCGTCGCGACCAGGGGAAGCGGCTGGTCCAGCATCGGGTGATGACCGGCTTCGGCCAGCTCGACAAACGGGCCCCTCAGCTGCAGGAGGGAGCGAATCCGTTCGGCCATGGCGGGCGGCACCAATCCGGCCTCGCAACGCAAATACCCTACGCGGCAGCGCATCGCGGCGAGCATGCTCTCCAGCGATTCCTCGTCAGCGGGCGTCGGATCGAGATACTCACCGCCGTAAATCGCCGGATCGAATTTCCAAACCCAGCCCCCGTCGGACTTGCGTACCGACTCCGCCGCGATATGCCGGCGGACATAGGGGAGGATCAACTCCTGCGACGGCACGGCCGTAAACCGGGCCAGGATCTCGTCTTTCGTCCGATATTCGGTGTGTTTGTGCCGGCGTAGGCGTTCTTCCTCCGGCGCACGCTCCCACAGCGGCGAATCGATCACCAACATGCTGTTGATCTGCCGGCTGTGGTGCATCGCCGTTGTGGATGCGACCCAACCGCCCATGCTGTGGCCGACGATGGTCGGCCTCCCGGCGGGGCCCGCGGCGGACGCGGCGGCCATCACTTCGCTCGCCCAGATCCGCAGGTCATAGTTGGCGCGCGACCCGCTGTCGCCATGGCCGGACAGATCCAGCGCAATCACCCGGTGGGTACGGGAAATGAACGGCGCGATGTGGTCCCACCAACCGGAGTGGGCTCCGCCGCCGTGGATCAGCACCACCGGCGGCTGGTCGGCGGCACCCCAAATGCGTAGGTGGATACGGCAGCCGTCGACATCGACCTCGCCGTGCTCGGGCTGTTGATCGAGTGCGGCAGTGAACCACGCCGGTGTAACGGGTAGCTGGCGCGAACGGGAGAACAGTTTGACCCTCCCTATTCGTGATGCAGGTCAGCCGCGCCGACGCCCCACTTTAACTGCAGCGGAACAATTTCGAAAGCATGCTCGCGCATCCACGGCGGCCCTGTGGGTGGCAGCGAATCATCGGAATGGACGCCAGGAGGGCCACCCATGTCCCAAAAGCTGTGCATAGATCCAACTTTCACCGTGTTGAGGTGCGTGCCGTTGTCCGGGAGGGACTGCGATCTCCACGGATCCCGCCGGTCGGCCGTGGCGGAAGCCGTATTATCATCGCCTTAATATTCTTACCATAACCTTAGATTTGCGGTATGCTGCTGCGGCATGGGTCACACCACAAACCGTGTGGGCTCCTCTGTTCACAGGCCTGTGCCGTGAACGCCTCGCGTGAGCACGCCGTTGTGCTAGGTGCGGGGATCGCGGGTCTGCTTGCCGCGCGGGTACTTTCGGATGTCTACGACTCGGTGTGCGTCATCGAGCGTGACAAGACTCTCGGCCTTCCCATTCACCGGAAGGGTGTGCCACAAGGGCGTCACATCCACAATTTCCTGAGCCGCGGCACGCAGGTGCTCGCCGAACTGTTTCCCGGGCTGATTGACGAGCTGGGCGCCGCCGGTGCGGTTGTCATCGACGACGGCGACTTGTCGCGGCTTTATGTGCGGGCGGGCCGCTACGAGCTCCAACGTGCGGGCACGTTGACCGATCCCACGGCGGTGACGTTGTGCCTGGCGACGCGACCTTTTGTGGAGTCCCATGTGCATCGACGCGTCGCGAATCTGCCCAACGTGCGGTTTCTCGAGGGCCATGAGGTGATCGAGCCGCTCACCGAGGCAAATGCCATTGCCGGCGTGCGAATAGTGCAGCACGACAACGGCACGCCGGGGGACCTGGCCGCCGATCTGGTCGTCGACGCGATGGGCCGGTCCGCCCGCACCCCGGCGTTTTTAGAGGGGATGGGCTACGGACGCCCGCCCGAGACGCGCTCCACCGCCATGCTGGGCTATTCCAGCCAACTGCTGAGCATCCCTAACGGATGCATCAACGAGCAGATGGTCGTGTTCAACCTCGGGCTCCGTGGCAAGCCCGGCGGGCTGCTGCTGGCCTGCGAGAACGACACCTGGATGTTCGCGGTCGCCCGCACCATCGACACGGGCGGGGCGCCACCCGATTTCGCCACCATGCTTGCGCTGGCCGAGGGTGCATTGCCCCCGGAAATCATGGACGGGCTACACCGCGCGCACCCGCTCGCGGACATTGCCACCTTCCGCAATCCCGCGGCGGTTTGGCGGCGCTACGACCACATGACGAGACTCCCCCGCGGACTGCTCGTCATCGGCGATGCGCTCTGCAGCCCTAACCCGGTGTACGGGCAAGGCATGACAATGGCGGCGCAGCAAGCGCTGGCACTGCGTGACTGCCTACGCGGCGGCGACGCCGACTTGGCCCAGCGCTTCTTCCTCATGGCGGCACGCGGCATCCGGCCGACATGGGCGATGAATCAGGCCAACGACCGCAACCGGTCGTCGAACCGCAAGCCTTCCCTGCAACGGTGGCTGCGGGGCCGTCTGGTCGGGGCGATGCTGAACGCCGCCGGCGACGACACCGCGGTCACCGAACGCCTGCTGCGGGTCACTCACCTCGTCGACCCACCGGTGCGGCTGCAGGACCCCACGTTGTTGCTTCGCGTCCTTCGAGCCAACTTGCGGCAACGATTCCGACGGGCGCAGCAGCATCGACACCATCGATTGCGGGAGGCATTGTGACGACCGGTGAGCGGCGGGCCGACGAAGACGCGATCCGCGGGCTGATCGATCAGCAGGTAAGGGGTTGGGCGGCAGGCGATCCCGACGCCTACGCCAGTGTCTTCACCGCGGATGCGGACTACGTCACCTTTCTGGGCGCCCACCATACGGGCCGCGACGCGATTGCGGCGTCGTACGCCCCGCTGTTCCGCAAGCTCCTCAAGGGCACCCGGCTACGGATCGACGTCGCCCAGCTCCGGTTTCTCACACCCGACGTGGCGCTGATTCACGCGAACGCGACGGTGGTGAGGCGGCGACGCAACCGGCGCAATGCCCGGGTGAACACCAGTGTCGCCGTGCGGACCGACGGGCGCTGGTTGCTCGCGTCTTCGCAAAACACCACGCATCGCCCGTTCGCAGAAGCCCTTATGGCCAGGTTCTTTTCCTGAAGGCCGCGACCATCGGCCGTCGTGCGGCTAGCCTTCTGTGGTCGTGAGGCTAAGAATGGCCACGCCCGAGGACGCGGGCGCCATCGTGGACATCTATCTGCCGTATGTGCGGGACACGGCCGTGTCCTTCGAGACGGTCGCCCCGAGCGTTCAGGAGATGCGGTCGAGGATGACCACCACGCTGGCAACGCTGCCCTGGCTGGTCGTCGCGGACAGTCGAGGCCCCAAGGGATACGCCTACGCAAGCCCACACCGGGCACGGGACGCCTACCGTTGGTGCGTCGATGTTTCGGTGTACCTCGACACATCCGTTCAGGGCCGGGGACATGGCCGCCGAATTTACACGGCGCTGCTGAATGTGCTTGCCGCACAGGGGCACATCAATGCCTATGCCGGCATCACGCTTCCCAACGCTGCCAGTGTCGGTCTGCACGAAGCCTTGGGCTTCACCCCGGTCGGCGTCTTTCGCGACGTGGGCTTCAAGCGACAAAGATGGTGGGATGTCGGCTGGTGGCATCGTCGCTTGGCCGACCCGCCCGCGTCCCCGCGCGAACCGAGGCCCTGGCCCGAACTGGCCGATCGGGCCGTCGACTCCGCGCTCGAGGGTAACGGCTCGCCTCAGGAGAGTTCACCACCATGACCGCCCTGTTGTGGGACCAGCACACGTGCCTGCCGCTCGCCACCGACGCCGACATCGGGCCGTTGAATCGTTACCAATTCGCCGGTGGCACGGTGCTTTCGGTCAACGCGGGATATTCACCACACAGCTTCGGCGACGCCGTGGCGCTGCTGGATCACTATCGTGCCGCGATCGACGACCACCCCGGCCTGGAATTGGCGGCCACCCTCGGTGAGGTAGACGCGGCGACCCAAGCCGGGCGCATCGCGGTCGTCTTCGACCTGGAAGATTCACGCCCGCTTGACGACGACCTGGAGAATCTGCGGAGGCTGGCGAACCTGGGAGTGCGCACCCTGTTGCCGACCTATAACAACGCCAACCGCGCGGGCAGCGGCTGCCTCGACCGCACCGACGGCGGCCTCACCGCCTGGGGCCGTGCGATCGTCGCGGAACTGAACACGGTCGGCATCGTTCCCGACGGGTCTCACTGCAGTGCGCGCACCGGTCTCGACATGTGCGAGGTATCGACCGGCCCGGTCATTTACAGCCACTCATGCATGCGCGCGTTGTGGGACCATCCCCGCAACATCACCGACGATCAGGCCAGGGCCTGCGCGCAGACGGGCGGTGTCATCGGCATCACCGGCGTCGGCATCTTCCTCGGACCCAACACGCCCACGCTGGAAGCGATGACACGGCACCTCGAATACGCCGTCGACCTCGTCGGCATCGAGCACGTCGGTATCAGCACCGACTTCTGTTTCGACGCCGCCGATTTCGCCAACGAGCTGCGCCGCAATCCCCACCTGTTCGACGCCAGCTACACCCGCTGGGGCCCGATCCAGTGGGTGCCGCCGGAAACCTTTGTGACACTCGGTGAGCACCTGCGGGGAAGGGGATGGAACGGTCGTGACATCCACGCGGTCCTCGGTGGCAACTTCTATCGGGTGGCCAAACAAGCCTGGCGCGCCTGAACAGGCCACCGGCGCATCACTTCACGGCAGTTCGACCTTGCTGGCCAGCCATCGGCCGTCCACCTTTTCCATCGTCATCTTTACCCTGCTGCGGTCCAGCTGAGGTGCCGGCGCCGCACCGTTGCTCACCGACTGATCCACGAACAGCACGACGTCCACCTTGTCCTCGGTCGCCGACTGGACCGCCGCGTCGACGACGTTGCCGTGCGCCGCCGCCTTGTTGTCGATGAGCGTTTGGCGCAGCTGGGCGCTGGATTTCGTGTACATGTCCTTGAACTCGCCGGTCGAGCCGTCGAGGACTTCGGCGAAGTTCTTGTCGATCGCGTTGGTGTCCACGCTGGTCAGCGCGAGGATGTATTTCTTTGCCGCAGTGAGTGCTTGGGCCGCCGCCACGTCCTTCTGGTGATGCTGGAACAGCAACCAGCCCTCGTATCCGGCGCCGGCGAGTACGACCGCCAGAATCAGAGCGGCCGCCCAACGAGCGACGTTGACGCGCCGGCCCTTTCGCTTGCTCGGACGCTGATCGTCTTCCCCGTCGGCGGAGCCCTCACCGGGGTCCGTGTCCGGGGAGGCGTCGGCCGGTGGACGGCTGACGTCGTCGTCCTCGGCCTCCGCCGCTTCCGTGTCTTCGGCAACTTCTGTGCCTTCTGCGGCGATGCGGAAGCGACTCACCAACCACGTCCGTGGGTTGCCGACTGTTCGTAGCGATGGGCGATGGTTCATCAGTTACATGCGCCGGAGTCACGCAGCGCGTTCGCCCAGCCGATGGCCGAGACGATATTCGCGTGGGTGACGCCCGACGGATCCTTTCTCTTGATGCTGTCGCTGATCCGGGACAACTGAAATGCCAAGTGGACCATGGATTCCCCGCCGTATAACGGCGAATAGGGGCCGAAGTTGTCGGGTTCGTTGGTGATGATCAGTGGCTTCACCCGCGGGCCCAGAAAGGCCGTCGACCGATCGATGTTGGCGACAACGGCATCGGCGTTCCGCTGCATGCCGCCGGTCGTGTAGTCGTCATGGTGGTCACCGAGGTGGCGATTGAAGTCGTTGATCTGGCCCATCAACGGATCGAATTGGGACTTGAACCATTGGCAGGAGTCGGACATTCCGCCGATCATCTCGGGGGTCACCCGAGAGGTGAACGTGTTGTAGGGCCAGACGTCGAAGTTCGGTGACCAATCGCTGGGCGCGGGCGTGAACGCCGGCTGCGGTGGGGGAGGTTCACCCGGATCGGCGTAGGCGGTGCCGGAAAGCACGACGGCGGTCGCGAGCAGCGCCTGGCCGGCACACACGATGCCTCCGCCCGCCTGTCGCAACCTCGCCAGAATCATCCGCGCCTTCCCCGAGAACACGATAACTCGCGACCGCTCTAACCAACCATTTAGTCGACAAATGTCCAGTAACATCTGTGGCCTGGAACGGGATCTTCTCGCGAAGTCGGCGTCGCGTCAAGGACCCGCTGGCAGGCGAAGATGCGAAGTGACCACGGGTCATAGCGGCACCAGGCGGGGCAATTTAGCGCCAAATCTGCACAAAGTGCAAAGTGAGATCTTTCGCATAGCCTGAATAGCGGTTAACATAGCCGCCCGTGGGGGCACAGCAAAGGTTCACCGATGAACAGCCGTACCGGCGAGTGACCGCGCCGAGGCGCATCCGGCGATGACCGCCCAGGACGATCGCCCGCTCACCGAGGATCGGGCGCCCGACAGTGTGGCCACCATCCAGGAGTGGTCCGCGGGCTATGTGGTGCGGCACCCCCTCGCCTCGCTGAACACACTGGGCGAGCAGTACATCCTCGCGGTCCGCACGGTCGAGTACTGCATGGTCGACCTGTTCACCGGCCGCTTCCAGTGGGCGGAGTTCGTGCGGCAGGGGGCCTTCATGGCGGCGACCGCCGTGCTGCCCACGGTCCTGGTGGCGCTGCCCATCGGGGTGACGCTGTCCATCCAGTTCGCCCTGCTGGCCAACCAGGTCGGCGCGACCTCGCTGGCGGGCGCCGCCAGTGGGCTCGCCGTGATCCGTCAGGCCGCCTCGCTGGTGGCCGCGGTGCTGATGGCATCGGCCGTCGGGTCCGCCATCACCGCGGACCTCGGGTCTCGGACCATGCGCGAAGAAACCGACGCCATG
Coding sequences within it:
- a CDS encoding FAD-dependent oxidoreductase, with product MNASREHAVVLGAGIAGLLAARVLSDVYDSVCVIERDKTLGLPIHRKGVPQGRHIHNFLSRGTQVLAELFPGLIDELGAAGAVVIDDGDLSRLYVRAGRYELQRAGTLTDPTAVTLCLATRPFVESHVHRRVANLPNVRFLEGHEVIEPLTEANAIAGVRIVQHDNGTPGDLAADLVVDAMGRSARTPAFLEGMGYGRPPETRSTAMLGYSSQLLSIPNGCINEQMVVFNLGLRGKPGGLLLACENDTWMFAVARTIDTGGAPPDFATMLALAEGALPPEIMDGLHRAHPLADIATFRNPAAVWRRYDHMTRLPRGLLVIGDALCSPNPVYGQGMTMAAQQALALRDCLRGGDADLAQRFFLMAARGIRPTWAMNQANDRNRSSNRKPSLQRWLRGRLVGAMLNAAGDDTAVTERLLRVTHLVDPPVRLQDPTLLLRVLRANLRQRFRRAQQHRHHRLREAL
- a CDS encoding dipeptidase, with translation MTALLWDQHTCLPLATDADIGPLNRYQFAGGTVLSVNAGYSPHSFGDAVALLDHYRAAIDDHPGLELAATLGEVDAATQAGRIAVVFDLEDSRPLDDDLENLRRLANLGVRTLLPTYNNANRAGSGCLDRTDGGLTAWGRAIVAELNTVGIVPDGSHCSARTGLDMCEVSTGPVIYSHSCMRALWDHPRNITDDQARACAQTGGVIGITGVGIFLGPNTPTLEAMTRHLEYAVDLVGIEHVGISTDFCFDAADFANELRRNPHLFDASYTRWGPIQWVPPETFVTLGEHLRGRGWNGRDIHAVLGGNFYRVAKQAWRA
- a CDS encoding SgcJ/EcaC family oxidoreductase → MTTGERRADEDAIRGLIDQQVRGWAAGDPDAYASVFTADADYVTFLGAHHTGRDAIAASYAPLFRKLLKGTRLRIDVAQLRFLTPDVALIHANATVVRRRRNRRNARVNTSVAVRTDGRWLLASSQNTTHRPFAEALMARFFS
- a CDS encoding arsinothricin resistance N-acetyltransferase ArsN1 family B, with the protein product MATPEDAGAIVDIYLPYVRDTAVSFETVAPSVQEMRSRMTTTLATLPWLVVADSRGPKGYAYASPHRARDAYRWCVDVSVYLDTSVQGRGHGRRIYTALLNVLAAQGHINAYAGITLPNAASVGLHEALGFTPVGVFRDVGFKRQRWWDVGWWHRRLADPPASPREPRPWPELADRAVDSALEGNGSPQESSPP
- a CDS encoding MlaE family ABC transporter permease: MTAQDDRPLTEDRAPDSVATIQEWSAGYVVRHPLASLNTLGEQYILAVRTVEYCMVDLFTGRFQWAEFVRQGAFMAATAVLPTVLVALPIGVTLSIQFALLANQVGATSLAGAASGLAVIRQAASLVAAVLMASAVGSAITADLGSRTMREETDAMEVMGVSVIRRLVVPRFAAAIMVGVALTGITCFVGFLASYLFNVYFQRGAPGSFVATFSSFATTEDMIVALLKAVIYGAIVAVIACQKGLFTKGGPAGVANSVNAAVVESILVLMIVNVGISQLYNTLFPRTGL